In a single window of the Nodularia spumigena CCY9414 genome:
- a CDS encoding peroxiredoxin — protein sequence MSVKVGDTAPDFSLCAQNGSTVSLSAFRGQKAVVLYFYPKDDTPGCTAESCAFRDQYEVFKTAGAEVIGVSGDSNESHQKFAQKYNLPFTLLSDQGDKVRKQYGATAMFGFVPGRVTYVIDKEGVVQYVFDSMLNFKGHVEEALKTLQQLAV from the coding sequence ATGTCTGTTAAAGTTGGTGATACTGCGCCTGATTTCTCTCTTTGCGCCCAAAATGGTTCCACAGTTAGCCTCAGCGCTTTTCGTGGTCAAAAAGCTGTGGTTTTATACTTTTATCCCAAGGATGATACCCCAGGATGTACAGCTGAATCTTGTGCTTTTCGGGATCAATACGAAGTGTTTAAAACTGCTGGTGCGGAAGTGATTGGCGTTAGCGGAGATTCTAACGAGTCTCACCAGAAATTTGCACAGAAGTACAATTTACCTTTTACGCTGTTGAGTGATCAAGGCGACAAAGTACGGAAGCAATACGGCGCAACTGCAATGTTTGGTTTTGTCCCTGGTCGTGTGACTTATGTCATTGACAAAGAGGGCGTTGTGCAGTATGTGTTTGATTCAATGTTGAATTTTAAGGGTCACGTTGAGGAAGCGCTGAAGACTTTGCAACAGTTGGCGGTGTAA
- a CDS encoding DUF1824 family protein yields the protein MTTPNHQNLTISEATKILHKFNCLDIAPILKPSEKALVRRALTLVASISDYQILGICADTAEDGILAMRTYSHAFGYEVPTDLATPEGPVYIKLNGKNGLCYLDAYAGHHRGVLISCQSYNEGGINEMYGHLPLDLFV from the coding sequence ATGACGACACCAAATCACCAAAACCTGACCATCTCAGAAGCTACAAAAATCCTGCATAAATTCAACTGCTTAGACATCGCACCCATTCTCAAACCCTCAGAAAAAGCCTTGGTGCGTCGGGCTTTAACTTTGGTAGCTAGTATTTCAGATTACCAAATATTAGGGATTTGTGCTGATACCGCCGAAGATGGGATACTGGCGATGAGGACTTATTCTCATGCTTTTGGCTATGAAGTCCCCACTGATTTAGCCACACCCGAAGGGCCTGTTTATATCAAATTAAATGGCAAGAATGGGTTATGTTATCTGGATGCTTATGCCGGACATCATCGGGGTGTATTAATTTCTTGCCAATCTTATAATGAGGGGGGAATCAACGAAATGTATGGACATTTACCCCTGGATTTATTTGTGTAG
- the hpf gene encoding ribosome hibernation-promoting factor, HPF/YfiA family, whose product MKLVIHGKNIEITDAIREYVHQKIEKAVSHFQNITNEVDVHLSVARNPRITTKQAAEVTIFANGSVIRAEESSENLYASIDLVADKIARQLRKYKERLQDQKTNAPPTNQVLVPEPVAADLIGDRTPELPNEVVRTKYFSMPPMTVAEATEQLQLVGHDFYMFHNAETGEINVIYERNHGGYGVIQPRHNNGHTNGKNGNSAQAVSEKAHSHK is encoded by the coding sequence ATGAAGCTTGTCATCCACGGCAAAAATATTGAAATCACCGATGCTATTCGGGAGTATGTACATCAAAAAATTGAAAAAGCCGTTAGTCACTTTCAGAACATCACCAATGAAGTGGATGTGCATCTGAGTGTCGCCCGTAATCCTCGAATCACCACCAAGCAAGCGGCGGAAGTCACCATTTTTGCAAATGGTAGTGTTATCCGTGCGGAGGAAAGCAGCGAAAATTTATACGCCAGTATTGATTTAGTAGCAGATAAAATTGCCCGTCAACTGCGTAAATATAAGGAAAGACTTCAAGATCAGAAAACTAATGCTCCACCCACAAATCAAGTATTAGTTCCCGAACCAGTAGCGGCGGATTTAATAGGCGATCGCACCCCCGAATTACCAAATGAGGTTGTCCGTACAAAATATTTTTCCATGCCACCCATGACCGTTGCAGAAGCCACAGAACAGCTGCAACTAGTGGGACACGACTTTTATATGTTCCACAATGCTGAAACTGGCGAAATCAATGTGATTTACGAACGTAACCACGGCGGTTACGGAGTAATCCAACCCCGCCATAATAACGGACACACCAACGGCAAAAACGGTAATTCCGCCCAGGCTGTATCCGAAAAAGCCCACTCCCATAAGTAG
- a CDS encoding ATP-binding cassette domain-containing protein, which yields MSIITLQSVKKDFGIKELLRDASFSLDATDKVGLIGTNGSGKSTLLKMIAGLESIDSGQITFSSGAKVIYLPQQPDLDENHTVLEQIFADSGEHLALVREYEELSHKLVHHPEDSQLMSRLSGVMQRMETAGAWELETNAKIILTKLGISDFDAVIGTLSGGYRKRIALATALLSEPDVLLMDEPTNHLDALSVEWLQSYLNRFRGALLLITHDRYFLDQVTNRIIEIDRGDIYTYSGNYSYYLEKKALAEESAISSQRKHKGILRRELEWLSRGPKARSTKQKARIQRVESLRETEFKQVQGKVDISTVSRRIGKKVIELNNISKGYDGRTLIKDFTYEFSPEDRIGIIGGNGTGKSTLMDMITKRIQPDSGIVDIGTTIHIGYFDQHSEELLSAVDENQRVIDYIKEEGEFVKVSDGTQISASQMLERFLFPGNQQYAPINKLSGGEKRRLFLLRILIGAPNVLILDEPTNDLDVQTLAVLEDYLEDFPGCVIAVSHDRYFLDRTVDTIFSLEEGGNLRKYPGNYSIYLDYKKAEEEEAKQQQAANTKEKPQEDVKVAASSSDSDNKKRRRLSNWEKREFEELEGKIAKLETEKATVEKALVNVSAGNYTQVQKLYEQVENLKHSIDTATERWLELAEMDS from the coding sequence ATGAGTATTATTACATTACAATCAGTTAAAAAAGATTTTGGCATCAAAGAACTTTTACGAGATGCCAGTTTTAGTTTAGATGCTACTGATAAAGTTGGCTTAATTGGGACTAACGGTTCTGGTAAGTCAACTTTATTAAAAATGATTGCCGGATTAGAATCAATTGATAGTGGACAAATTACCTTTAGTTCTGGTGCAAAAGTAATTTACTTACCGCAGCAGCCAGATTTAGATGAAAATCACACAGTTTTAGAGCAAATTTTTGCGGATAGTGGTGAACATCTGGCTTTGGTACGTGAGTATGAAGAATTATCTCATAAATTGGTTCATCATCCAGAAGATAGTCAATTGATGTCCCGCTTGTCTGGGGTAATGCAACGCATGGAAACTGCTGGCGCTTGGGAACTGGAAACCAACGCCAAAATTATCTTAACTAAGTTAGGCATTTCTGATTTTGATGCGGTTATTGGTACTTTGTCAGGAGGCTATCGCAAGCGCATCGCTTTAGCAACAGCTTTACTATCAGAACCAGATGTTTTATTGATGGATGAACCGACAAACCATCTGGATGCGCTGTCTGTGGAATGGCTGCAAAGTTATTTAAATCGCTTTCGGGGCGCACTTTTGCTGATAACTCACGACCGCTATTTTCTTGACCAAGTTACAAACCGAATTATTGAAATCGACCGAGGCGATATTTACACTTATTCCGGTAATTATTCATATTACCTGGAAAAGAAAGCTTTAGCTGAAGAATCGGCAATTAGTAGCCAACGCAAACACAAAGGTATATTACGCCGAGAATTAGAATGGTTAAGCCGGGGACCAAAAGCCAGAAGTACCAAACAAAAAGCCCGAATTCAACGCGTTGAAAGTTTGCGGGAGACTGAGTTTAAACAAGTTCAGGGGAAAGTTGATATTTCCACAGTTAGCCGTCGTATTGGTAAAAAAGTTATTGAATTAAATAACATTTCTAAAGGCTATGATGGACGGACTTTAATTAAAGATTTCACCTACGAATTTAGTCCTGAAGACCGCATTGGAATTATTGGCGGGAATGGAACTGGTAAATCTACTTTAATGGATATGATTACCAAACGTATTCAACCAGATTCCGGTATTGTGGATATTGGGACGACAATTCACATCGGCTATTTTGACCAGCATTCGGAAGAGTTACTTTCAGCCGTAGACGAAAATCAGCGCGTGATTGACTACATTAAAGAAGAAGGCGAATTTGTCAAAGTCTCTGATGGAACTCAAATTTCTGCTTCTCAAATGTTAGAACGGTTTCTGTTTCCCGGAAACCAGCAGTATGCGCCAATTAATAAATTATCTGGTGGGGAAAAACGCCGTTTGTTTTTATTGCGGATTCTGATTGGTGCGCCTAATGTGTTGATTTTAGATGAACCTACCAATGATTTAGATGTGCAGACATTGGCGGTTTTAGAGGATTATTTAGAAGATTTTCCTGGTTGTGTAATTGCAGTTTCTCACGATCGCTACTTTTTAGATCGGACTGTAGATACTATTTTTTCCTTGGAAGAGGGCGGGAATCTGCGGAAATATCCAGGTAATTACTCAATTTATCTAGATTACAAGAAGGCTGAGGAGGAAGAAGCAAAACAGCAACAAGCAGCTAATACGAAGGAAAAACCCCAGGAAGATGTAAAAGTTGCAGCTTCGTCTTCAGACAGCGACAATAAAAAGCGCCGCAGACTATCAAACTGGGAAAAGCGGGAATTTGAGGAGTTGGAAGGAAAAATTGCCAAGTTGGAAACTGAGAAAGCCACAGTGGAAAAAGCTTTGGTAAATGTCTCTGCTGGGAATTACACTCAAGTTCAGAAACTCTATGAACAAGTGGAAAATCTCAAGCATTCGATTGATACGGCGACAGAACGGTGGTTAGAATTAGCAGAGATGGATTCTTAA
- a CDS encoding prohibitin family protein, producing the protein MKSQQFGNWQTTVFGIVLALIVLVGLNSFVILNPGQAGVISILGKARDGALLEGIHIKPPLVSVVDVYDLTVQKFEVPAESSTKDLQNLSARFAINFRLDPTQVVEVRRKQGTLANIVSKIIAPQTQEAFKIAAARRTVEEAITKRSELKDDFDFALGNRLAKYGIIVLDTSVVDLNFSPEFAKAVEEKQIAEQRAQRAVYIAREAEQQAQADVNRAKGRAEAQKLLAETLKAQGGQLVLQKEAIEAWRNGGSQMPRVLVMGGESQGGVPFLFNLGNPEYNQP; encoded by the coding sequence TTGAAAAGTCAGCAATTTGGGAATTGGCAAACCACAGTTTTTGGAATTGTGTTAGCACTTATTGTCCTCGTCGGACTAAATTCCTTTGTAATTCTCAACCCAGGACAAGCAGGAGTCATCAGCATCTTAGGTAAAGCTAGAGATGGTGCGCTACTAGAAGGCATTCACATTAAACCACCCCTTGTGTCGGTAGTTGATGTGTATGATTTGACGGTACAAAAATTTGAAGTCCCAGCCGAAAGTTCTACTAAGGACTTGCAAAATTTATCAGCAAGATTTGCCATTAACTTTCGCCTTGACCCCACACAGGTAGTTGAGGTGAGACGGAAGCAAGGAACTTTAGCAAATATTGTCTCAAAAATCATTGCTCCTCAGACACAGGAAGCATTTAAAATCGCTGCGGCGAGAAGAACAGTCGAAGAAGCAATTACCAAAAGGAGTGAATTAAAAGACGACTTTGATTTTGCTTTGGGCAATCGCTTGGCTAAATATGGGATAATTGTGCTAGATACTAGCGTAGTTGACTTGAATTTCTCGCCAGAATTTGCCAAAGCTGTAGAAGAAAAACAAATAGCTGAACAGCGAGCGCAAAGAGCTGTTTATATAGCCAGGGAAGCCGAACAACAAGCTCAGGCGGATGTGAATCGCGCCAAGGGTAGAGCCGAAGCCCAAAAACTCTTAGCAGAGACTCTCAAAGCCCAAGGTGGGCAGTTAGTTCTGCAAAAAGAAGCAATTGAAGCTTGGAGAAATGGCGGCTCTCAGATGCCTAGAGTCCTCGTTATGGGTGGTGAATCTCAAGGCGGTGTGCCATTCCTTTTCAACTTAGGAAATCCCGAATACAATCAACCGTAA